In Phreatobacter aquaticus, a single genomic region encodes these proteins:
- a CDS encoding MFS transporter: MFASLPFILTALGITQIVSYGTMLYGISVLAMPMAVDLGWSSTFIYLGFSVSLLVGGIVAKPAARFLERRGGRLTLTIGSLVGSFGLFMLSQTRDQVVYVAAWIVLGLASRLTLYDAAFATLVEFYGLRARRPISILTLFGGLASTIFWPICHYANEAIGWRGAWLVCAASVLVLCTPLHMLMPRHGVVMENGPGENGASPDPEPLVPAEAKSQAILLLGIAFAANAFISTALSAHFIPAVVTMGVSAATAMWIASLRGVFQTLGRFLEMLFGKNLDPFMFANISTGIMVVAFAPLAAGGASTPALLAFSVLFGISLGLITIVRGAVPLVLFGRHGYAGVLASLATPGLIATAAAPTAYAYVLDMWGPVVGFWLMFLVAVMSFGATLALAWRFRKGTS; this comes from the coding sequence ATGTTTGCCTCGCTGCCCTTCATTCTGACCGCCCTCGGCATCACCCAGATCGTCTCCTATGGCACCATGCTCTACGGCATATCGGTGCTGGCCATGCCCATGGCGGTCGACCTCGGCTGGTCATCGACCTTCATCTATCTCGGCTTTTCGGTGTCGCTGCTGGTCGGCGGCATCGTGGCCAAGCCCGCCGCGCGCTTTCTCGAGCGGCGCGGCGGCCGCCTGACGCTGACGATCGGCTCGCTGGTCGGGTCGTTCGGCCTGTTCATGCTGTCGCAGACCCGCGACCAGGTCGTCTATGTCGCGGCCTGGATCGTGCTGGGGCTCGCGTCCCGGTTGACGCTGTATGATGCCGCCTTCGCAACGCTGGTCGAATTCTACGGCCTGCGTGCCCGCCGGCCGATCTCGATCCTGACGCTGTTCGGCGGCCTTGCCTCGACCATCTTCTGGCCGATCTGCCACTATGCCAATGAAGCCATCGGATGGCGTGGCGCCTGGCTCGTCTGCGCGGCCTCCGTTCTGGTGCTCTGCACGCCGTTGCACATGCTGATGCCGCGCCATGGTGTGGTGATGGAGAACGGCCCCGGCGAGAATGGTGCAAGCCCGGATCCCGAGCCGCTTGTGCCGGCCGAGGCCAAGTCCCAGGCCATCCTGCTGCTCGGCATCGCCTTTGCCGCCAATGCCTTCATCTCCACCGCCTTGTCGGCCCATTTCATTCCGGCCGTTGTCACCATGGGCGTCTCGGCCGCCACCGCCATGTGGATCGCCTCGCTGCGCGGCGTGTTCCAGACGCTCGGCCGCTTCCTCGAAATGCTGTTCGGCAAGAATCTCGACCCGTTCATGTTCGCCAACATCTCCACCGGCATCATGGTGGTCGCCTTCGCGCCGCTGGCCGCCGGAGGCGCCTCCACGCCGGCCCTGCTCGCCTTTTCCGTGCTGTTCGGCATCTCGCTCGGACTCATCACCATCGTGCGCGGCGCGGTGCCGCTCGTCCTGTTCGGGCGCCACGGCTATGCCGGCGTGCTGGCAAGCCTCGCAACCCCCGGCCTGATCGCCACTGCCGCCGCCCCCACCGCCTATGCCTATGTGCTGGACATGTGGGGGCCGGTCGTCGGCTTCTGGCTGATGTTCCTCGTCGCCGTCATGTCATTCGGCGCCACGCTGGCTCTTGCATGGCGCTTCCGCAAGGGCACAAGCTAG
- a CDS encoding RNA pyrophosphohydrolase, whose product MSERPYRPNVGIALFSRQGRVLIARRIGDDGPEMIEPGFEWQMPQGGVDPGEDLERAARRELEEETGVTSVSLIGRMGEPLLYDWPPYDGPPHRLTRWQGQSQTWFAYRFDGEDTEIDVARFLPGEPPEFDAWRWERLDRLPGLVVSFKRPVYLRVAEEFAVHAKGAGS is encoded by the coding sequence GTGAGCGAACGTCCCTACCGGCCCAATGTCGGCATCGCCCTGTTCAGCCGGCAGGGCCGGGTGTTGATCGCAAGGCGCATCGGCGACGATGGCCCCGAGATGATCGAGCCGGGTTTCGAATGGCAGATGCCACAGGGCGGCGTCGATCCGGGCGAGGACCTGGAGCGCGCGGCGAGACGCGAACTGGAAGAGGAGACCGGCGTTACCTCCGTGTCGCTCATCGGGCGCATGGGGGAACCGCTCCTCTATGACTGGCCACCCTATGATGGTCCCCCGCACCGTCTCACCCGCTGGCAGGGCCAGAGCCAGACCTGGTTCGCCTACCGGTTCGACGGCGAGGATACCGAGATTGATGTGGCGCGCTTCCTGCCCGGCGAGCCGCCGGAATTCGACGCCTGGCGCTGGGAGAGGCTGGACAGGCTCCCCGGTCTGGTCGTCTCGTTCAAGCGGCCGGTCTATCTGCGCGTCGCGGAGGAATTTGCCGTTCATGCCAAAGGCGCCGGATCATGA
- the pgi gene encoding glucose-6-phosphate isomerase: MTSADTAAAQTAVDKAFEALEQHRRTLDKSTIADLLAGDPRRFQRFSLRLGSVLMDHSKTLATSRTVKLLVDLARASGLEARRDAMFAGEKINATEKRAVLHVALRTLSGRPIHVDGRDVMPEVAAERERCFAFAEAIRSGALRGATGKRISTVVNIGIGGSDLGPAMAALALQPYAKRGLTARFVSNVDGAHMADTLRDLDPARTLFVVASKTFTTIETMTNAATARGWVAQALGEAAVGHHFAAVSTNLAAVNTFGIAAERMFRFWDWVGGRYSVWSAIGLTLMIAVGPRHFTAFLAGAEKVDEHFRNAPLARNMPVIMGLMGIWHRNVLGYASHAVLPYDQRLARFPAHLQQLDMESLGKSVTLAGAPVERPTGPVIWGEPGTNGQHAFFQLLHQGTDVVPCDFLIAASPHERGRKHHDLLIANCLAQSKALMRGRTLEEATQQLIDGGMAPKEAAKLAPHRVFAGNRPSTTFLYRKLDPATLGMLVALYEHKVFVMATVLGINAFDQWGVELGKELATALEPVVAGRQAALDGLDGSTAGLVATLRKMRV, encoded by the coding sequence ATGACATCCGCCGACACCGCCGCCGCCCAGACCGCCGTCGACAAGGCCTTCGAGGCGCTCGAACAGCACCGCCGGACGCTCGACAAGAGCACGATCGCCGACCTGCTCGCCGGTGATCCCAGGCGCTTCCAGCGGTTCTCGCTGCGGCTCGGCTCTGTGCTGATGGATCATTCCAAGACGCTGGCGACCTCGCGCACCGTGAAGCTGCTGGTCGATCTCGCCCGCGCCAGCGGCCTCGAGGCCCGCCGCGACGCCATGTTTGCGGGCGAGAAGATCAACGCGACCGAAAAGCGCGCCGTGCTGCATGTGGCCCTGCGCACTCTGTCGGGCCGGCCGATCCATGTCGATGGCCGCGACGTCATGCCGGAGGTCGCCGCCGAGCGCGAGCGCTGCTTCGCCTTTGCCGAGGCGATCCGCTCCGGCGCGCTGAGGGGCGCCACAGGCAAGCGCATCTCGACGGTGGTCAATATCGGCATCGGCGGCTCCGATCTCGGCCCCGCCATGGCCGCCCTGGCGCTCCAGCCCTATGCCAAGCGCGGGCTGACCGCGCGCTTCGTCTCCAATGTCGACGGCGCCCACATGGCCGATACGCTGCGCGATCTCGATCCCGCGCGCACGCTGTTCGTCGTGGCCTCCAAGACCTTCACCACGATCGAGACCATGACCAATGCAGCCACCGCGCGCGGCTGGGTGGCGCAGGCACTGGGCGAAGCGGCGGTTGGCCACCATTTCGCGGCGGTCTCCACCAATCTGGCCGCGGTCAACACATTCGGCATCGCGGCCGAGCGGATGTTCCGCTTCTGGGACTGGGTCGGCGGGCGCTATTCGGTCTGGTCGGCCATCGGGCTCACCTTGATGATCGCCGTCGGCCCGCGCCATTTCACCGCCTTCCTGGCCGGCGCCGAGAAGGTCGACGAGCATTTCCGCAACGCGCCCCTTGCCCGCAACATGCCGGTGATCATGGGGCTCATGGGCATCTGGCACCGCAATGTGCTGGGCTATGCGAGCCACGCCGTCCTGCCCTATGACCAGCGCCTCGCGCGTTTTCCGGCCCATCTCCAGCAGCTCGACATGGAGAGCCTCGGGAAAAGCGTGACTCTGGCCGGTGCGCCGGTCGAACGACCGACCGGTCCGGTGATCTGGGGCGAGCCCGGCACCAACGGCCAGCACGCCTTCTTCCAGCTGTTGCACCAGGGCACAGACGTGGTGCCCTGCGATTTCCTGATCGCCGCGAGCCCTCACGAGCGCGGCCGCAAGCACCATGACCTGCTGATCGCCAATTGCCTGGCGCAGAGCAAGGCGCTGATGCGCGGCCGTACCCTCGAGGAGGCGACCCAGCAGCTGATCGACGGCGGCATGGCGCCGAAGGAGGCCGCAAAGCTCGCGCCGCATCGGGTCTTCGCCGGCAATCGCCCCTCGACCACCTTCCTCTACCGCAAGCTCGATCCCGCAACGCTCGGCATGCTGGTGGCGCTCTACGAGCACAAGGTCTTCGTCATGGCGACGGTGCTCGGCATCAACGCCTTCGACCAGTGGGGCGTCGAACTCGGCAAGGAGCTGGCGACAGCGCTTGAGCCGGTGGTCGCCGGCCGCCAGGCTGCGCTCGATGGTCTCGACGGGTCGACCGCCGGCCTCGTCGCCACCCTGCGCAAGATGCGGGTGTAG
- a CDS encoding N-carbamoyl-D-amino-acid hydrolase: MSRIVTVAAAQLGPIQKADSRESVVARMIALMEQAKAKGATFIVYPELALTTFFPRWYHENRAEADHWFEATMPSPATQPLFDKAKALGMAMSFGYAELTPDGHHFNTSILVDKTGKIVGKYRKIHLPGHVDYDTSRSHQHLEKRYFEPGDLGWPVWEFEGGLMGMAICNDRRWPETYRVMGLQGVEMVVLGFNTPSVNAQRGDEKIEDRMFHHRLSCQSGAYQNATWVVAVAKAGDEDGHHCMGGTLIVDPNGKIVGEIDHEDDGILVHACDLDATIFGKETIFDFKRHRRVEHYGLITERVGVGAPLGK; encoded by the coding sequence ATGTCCCGCATCGTCACCGTCGCCGCCGCCCAGCTTGGCCCGATCCAGAAGGCCGATTCGCGCGAGAGCGTGGTTGCCCGCATGATCGCGCTGATGGAGCAGGCCAAGGCGAAGGGCGCGACCTTCATCGTCTATCCGGAACTGGCGCTGACCACCTTCTTCCCGCGCTGGTATCACGAGAACCGTGCCGAGGCGGACCATTGGTTCGAGGCCACGATGCCGAGCCCGGCAACCCAGCCGCTGTTCGACAAGGCCAAGGCGCTCGGCATGGCGATGAGCTTCGGCTATGCCGAACTCACCCCCGACGGCCACCATTTCAACACCTCGATCCTGGTCGACAAGACCGGCAAGATCGTCGGCAAGTACCGCAAGATTCATCTGCCGGGCCATGTCGACTACGACACGTCCCGTAGCCACCAGCATCTCGAGAAGCGATATTTCGAGCCGGGCGATCTCGGCTGGCCGGTCTGGGAATTCGAGGGCGGCCTGATGGGCATGGCGATCTGCAACGATCGCCGCTGGCCGGAGACCTATCGCGTCATGGGCCTGCAGGGCGTCGAGATGGTCGTGCTCGGCTTCAACACGCCCTCGGTCAATGCCCAGCGCGGCGACGAGAAGATCGAAGACCGGATGTTCCATCACCGGCTGTCCTGCCAGTCCGGCGCCTATCAGAATGCCACCTGGGTCGTGGCGGTCGCCAAGGCTGGCGACGAGGATGGCCACCATTGCATGGGCGGCACGCTGATCGTCGATCCCAACGGCAAGATCGTCGGCGAGATCGACCACGAGGATGACGGCATTCTCGTTCACGCCTGCGATCTCGACGCGACGATCTTCGGCAAGGAGACGATCTTCGACTTCAAGCGTCATCGCCGGGTCGAGCATTATGGCCTGATCACCGAGCGTGTCGGTGTCGGCGCGCCGCTGGGCAAGTAG
- a CDS encoding ABC transporter substrate-binding protein, with amino-acid sequence MSRTAYSRRTMLKAAAAAAASAGLPDITFAQAASQPLRIGISLSDVPRMWGGPEGGFEGVRFGGYLVFDALINWDMTKADQPSRLTGGLAESWAIDPADKKRWILKLRQGVKFHDGTAFDADAAIWNFDSIFKQDAPQYHAPRSGLVRSRLSSLASYEKIDDKTIAVTTQFVDSAFAYQLAYLWFCSPSKLREHGGDWQKFALQPAGTGPYKVVSVTPRERTELEANTAYWDPKRVPKAPRTVLLPIPDSNARIAALRAGTIDLAETLPPDAIPSLKAAGMQIVQNTYPHIWAWRLNVNPGTPFGDVRVRKAANLAIDRASMVELLSGTALAAKGNVPPGDPWYGKPNFDIKFDVEAAKKLMTEAGYSATKRLPVTIVIASGGGGQMVPMPMNEMMQENLKDIFIDVKFEVVDFTTIINMLRGGARSDQQKNFHGINIAIPTIEPTAGWTIYDSQLTSPRGNNWGWYNNPAVDAQIKVMRDAFEPAAYDAAMGKLHELIVDDAAALFVVHDLNPRGLSPRVKGFVQSRNWFQDYTPISVS; translated from the coding sequence ATGTCACGCACCGCATATTCCCGCCGCACCATGCTGAAGGCGGCAGCCGCCGCCGCCGCAAGCGCCGGCTTGCCCGACATCACCTTCGCCCAGGCCGCTTCGCAGCCGCTGCGGATCGGCATCTCGCTGTCCGATGTGCCGCGCATGTGGGGCGGGCCGGAAGGCGGCTTCGAGGGCGTGCGCTTCGGCGGCTATCTGGTGTTCGACGCGCTGATCAACTGGGACATGACCAAGGCCGACCAGCCCTCACGGCTCACCGGCGGCCTTGCCGAGAGCTGGGCGATCGATCCGGCCGACAAGAAGCGCTGGATCCTGAAGCTCCGCCAGGGCGTGAAGTTCCACGACGGCACCGCCTTCGACGCCGATGCGGCGATCTGGAACTTCGATTCCATCTTCAAGCAGGATGCGCCGCAATACCATGCGCCGCGCTCCGGGCTCGTGCGCTCGCGCCTGTCGTCGTTGGCCTCCTACGAGAAGATCGACGACAAGACCATCGCGGTCACGACCCAGTTCGTCGATTCCGCCTTCGCCTATCAGCTGGCCTATCTGTGGTTCTGCAGCCCGTCGAAGCTGCGCGAGCATGGCGGCGACTGGCAGAAATTCGCCCTCCAGCCCGCCGGCACCGGCCCCTACAAGGTGGTCTCCGTCACGCCGCGCGAGCGCACCGAGCTTGAGGCCAACACGGCCTACTGGGATCCGAAGCGCGTGCCGAAGGCACCCCGCACGGTCCTGCTGCCGATCCCCGACAGCAATGCCCGTATCGCCGCGCTGCGCGCCGGCACGATCGACCTCGCCGAGACCCTGCCGCCCGACGCGATCCCCTCGCTGAAGGCCGCCGGCATGCAGATCGTCCAGAACACCTATCCGCACATCTGGGCCTGGCGGCTGAACGTCAATCCCGGCACGCCATTCGGCGACGTGCGGGTGCGCAAGGCCGCCAACCTCGCCATCGACCGCGCCAGCATGGTGGAGCTGCTCTCCGGCACGGCACTCGCCGCCAAGGGCAATGTGCCGCCGGGCGATCCCTGGTACGGCAAGCCGAATTTCGACATCAAATTTGACGTCGAGGCCGCCAAGAAGCTGATGACCGAAGCCGGCTACAGCGCCACCAAGCGGCTGCCGGTGACCATCGTCATCGCGTCTGGCGGCGGCGGGCAGATGGTGCCCATGCCGATGAACGAGATGATGCAGGAGAACCTGAAGGACATCTTCATCGACGTGAAGTTCGAGGTGGTCGACTTCACCACGATCATCAACATGCTGCGCGGCGGCGCACGCTCCGACCAGCAGAAGAACTTCCACGGCATCAATATCGCGATCCCCACGATCGAGCCGACCGCCGGCTGGACCATCTATGACAGCCAGCTCACATCGCCGCGCGGCAACAACTGGGGCTGGTACAACAACCCAGCTGTCGACGCGCAGATCAAGGTCATGCGCGATGCCTTCGAGCCGGCAGCCTATGACGCCGCCATGGGCAAGCTGCATGAGCTGATCGTCGACGATGCCGCAGCGCTCTTCGTCGTCCACGATCTCAATCCGCGGGGCTTGAGCCCCCGCGTGAAGGGCTTTGTCCAGTCGCGCAACTGGTTCCAGGACTACACGCCGATCTCGGTCAGCTGA
- a CDS encoding dihydrodipicolinate synthase family protein, whose amino-acid sequence MKVNGTDLSKAEGVYVIAATPFHDDGRIDEKSTDSMVDFYRSCGCTGMTILGVMGEAPKLSAEESVAISKQIIKRAGPSMPVIVGVSSPGFANMQTLAKTVMDAGAAGVMIAPPNTLRTDDQIVGYYKQAVDAIGADIPFVIQDFPLTFSVIMSPKVIRSIIQELPSCVMLKHEDWPGLEKISALRGFEADGSMRHVSILCGNGGLFLDFECERGADGAMTGYAFPDMLVETVKLMKAGKRDAAHDLFDAHLPMIRYEQQPGAGLAVRKYLMKKRGVIASDAQRKPSAPLSAKARAEVDYLFDRLAKLDARAKAA is encoded by the coding sequence ATGAAGGTGAACGGCACCGATCTGTCCAAGGCCGAAGGCGTCTATGTGATCGCCGCGACGCCGTTCCATGACGATGGCCGGATCGACGAGAAGTCGACCGACAGCATGGTCGATTTCTACCGCTCCTGCGGCTGCACCGGCATGACCATTCTGGGCGTCATGGGCGAGGCCCCGAAGCTCTCGGCCGAGGAATCGGTGGCGATCTCCAAGCAGATCATCAAGCGCGCCGGCCCGTCCATGCCGGTCATCGTCGGCGTGTCCTCACCGGGCTTTGCCAACATGCAGACGCTCGCCAAGACCGTGATGGACGCTGGCGCCGCCGGCGTCATGATCGCGCCGCCCAACACGCTGCGCACCGACGACCAGATCGTCGGCTATTACAAGCAGGCGGTGGACGCGATCGGCGCCGACATCCCCTTCGTCATCCAGGACTTCCCGCTCACCTTCTCGGTGATCATGAGCCCGAAGGTCATCCGCTCCATCATCCAGGAGCTGCCGTCCTGCGTGATGCTGAAGCACGAGGACTGGCCGGGTCTTGAGAAGATCTCGGCGCTGCGCGGCTTCGAGGCCGATGGCTCGATGCGCCACGTCTCGATCCTCTGCGGCAATGGCGGCCTGTTCCTCGATTTCGAGTGCGAGCGCGGCGCCGATGGCGCGATGACCGGCTATGCCTTCCCCGACATGCTGGTCGAGACGGTCAAGCTGATGAAAGCCGGCAAGCGCGACGCCGCCCACGACCTGTTCGACGCCCATCTGCCGATGATCCGCTACGAGCAGCAGCCGGGCGCAGGCCTCGCGGTGCGCAAGTACCTGATGAAGAAGCGCGGCGTGATTGCCTCGGATGCCCAGCGCAAACCGAGCGCGCCGCTCTCCGCCAAGGCCCGCGCCGAGGTCGACTATCTGTTCGATCGCCTCGCCAAGCTCGACGCCCGCGCCAAGGCGGCGTGA
- the arfB gene encoding alternative ribosome rescue aminoacyl-tRNA hydrolase ArfB, giving the protein MIPVTPSIRLHPDDITVTFVRASGPGGQNVNKVSTACELRFNLAGSNLPEEVKARLVPLVGSRLTKDGVVVIQADRFRSQDMNRQDALERLVEFVRRAAVRPKRRIATKPTFGSKQRRLEGKSLRSGVKKMRQGKPGLD; this is encoded by the coding sequence ATGATCCCCGTCACGCCGTCGATCCGGCTGCACCCCGACGACATCACCGTCACCTTCGTGCGCGCCTCCGGGCCCGGCGGTCAGAACGTCAACAAGGTGTCGACCGCCTGCGAGCTGCGCTTCAATCTCGCAGGCTCCAATCTCCCCGAGGAGGTGAAGGCGCGCCTCGTGCCGCTGGTCGGCTCAAGGCTCACCAAGGACGGCGTGGTGGTGATCCAGGCCGATCGCTTCCGCTCGCAGGACATGAACCGTCAGGACGCACTGGAGCGCCTCGTCGAGTTCGTCCGCCGCGCCGCTGTCAGGCCGAAGCGCCGCATCGCCACCAAGCCGACCTTCGGCTCGAAGCAGCGCCGGCTGGAGGGCAAGTCGCTGCGCTCGGGGGTCAAGAAGATGCGGCAGGGCAAGCCCGGGCTGGATTGA
- a CDS encoding 2-dehydro-3-deoxygalactonokinase gives MSDKGVLIGVDWGTTSFRAALMDESGAIVGRVDGPHGLLSVQDRGFESVLDQTVASWEGRPGRLPIIASGMVTSRTGWVETPYLPCPAGAAELAGALTRHVTPAGRTIGFVTGLSFRHGDGEPDVMRGEETQIAGLALEGTRLAVMPGTHSKWVRVTAGRIEGFRTAMTGDIFAAVKDHTVLRLTTADRRPSAEAFSAGVVAGMADHGAGLLGKLFRLRAGGLLGDFDPATTAERLSGLLIGAEIAEARSFAPDVEGPVLIVGGEALAARYATAFNVLGMEAETAPADAAFAGQFRIAQAAGLV, from the coding sequence GTGAGCGACAAGGGTGTTCTGATTGGCGTGGACTGGGGCACAACCTCGTTTCGTGCGGCCCTGATGGACGAAAGCGGCGCCATCGTCGGGCGCGTCGATGGGCCGCATGGCTTGCTGTCGGTTCAGGACCGCGGGTTCGAGTCCGTTCTCGACCAGACGGTCGCGAGTTGGGAAGGCCGCCCTGGCCGCCTGCCGATCATCGCGTCGGGCATGGTGACCAGCCGCACAGGCTGGGTGGAGACGCCCTATCTGCCCTGCCCGGCCGGGGCGGCTGAACTCGCGGGGGCGCTCACGCGCCATGTGACGCCTGCCGGCCGCACCATCGGCTTCGTCACCGGCCTGTCGTTCCGCCACGGCGACGGCGAGCCCGACGTGATGCGCGGCGAGGAGACTCAGATCGCCGGCCTCGCGCTGGAGGGCACGCGGCTCGCCGTGATGCCCGGCACCCATTCAAAATGGGTGCGCGTGACCGCCGGCCGGATCGAGGGGTTCCGCACGGCCATGACCGGCGACATCTTCGCGGCGGTGAAAGACCATACAGTGCTGCGGCTGACGACGGCTGATCGCCGCCCTTCGGCCGAGGCCTTCTCGGCGGGTGTGGTGGCGGGGATGGCCGACCATGGCGCGGGCCTGCTCGGCAAGCTGTTCCGGCTGCGCGCCGGCGGACTGCTCGGCGATTTCGACCCCGCGACCACGGCGGAACGGCTGTCGGGGCTGCTGATCGGAGCGGAGATCGCCGAGGCGCGCTCGTTTGCGCCGGATGTCGAGGGGCCGGTGCTGATCGTCGGCGGCGAGGCGCTGGCGGCGCGCTATGCGACGGCGTTCAACGTGCTGGGGATGGAGGCCGAGACCGCGCCGGCGGACGCAGCGTTCGCCGGGCAGTTCCGGATTGCCCAGGCGGCGGGGCTGGTGTGA
- a CDS encoding formate--tetrahydrofolate ligase, whose translation MSHDLAVARAATLQPIAAIADKIGIPSSALDPYGKHIAKLDEEFLAGLKDRPDGRLVLVTAINPTPAGEGKTTTTIGLGDGLNRIGKRAVIALREPSLGPVFGTKGGATGGGKAQVLPMEAINLHFTGDFHAITSAHNLLSALIDNHIHWGNSLGFDTRRIVWRRVLDMNDRALRQLVVGLGGAPNGFSREDGFDITVASEVMACFCLADGLADLEARLARIVVGYTRAKKPITAGELNAAGAMTVLLKDAIRPNLVQTIEGSPALIHGGPFANIAHGCNSVIATRAALKLGDYVVTEAGFGADLGAEKFFDIKCRKAGLKPEAVVLVATVRALKMNGGVAKADLARENLDALSKGIVNLGRHVKNLRSFGVPVIVAINHFTTDSEAEHALIARICADDYGVEAVQCRHWADGAAGAEELARKVVALCEGGTAAFKPIYPDVMPLADKIRTIATSIYGAADVAISSKAAADLQAFEAAGYGNLPICMAKTQYSFSADPTLLGAPSGHVVPVREVRLSAGAGFVVAICGDIMTMPGLPRLPAAEAIHINAEGQIEGLF comes from the coding sequence ATGTCCCATGATCTTGCCGTAGCCCGCGCCGCGACCCTCCAGCCGATCGCCGCGATCGCCGACAAGATCGGCATACCCTCATCCGCGCTCGATCCCTATGGCAAGCATATCGCCAAGCTCGACGAAGAGTTCCTCGCGGGACTGAAAGATCGGCCCGATGGCCGCCTCGTGCTGGTCACCGCCATCAATCCGACGCCCGCCGGCGAGGGCAAGACCACCACCACGATCGGCCTGGGTGACGGTCTCAACCGCATCGGCAAGAGGGCGGTGATCGCGCTGCGCGAACCCTCCCTCGGGCCGGTCTTCGGCACCAAGGGCGGCGCGACCGGCGGCGGCAAGGCGCAGGTCCTGCCCATGGAGGCGATCAACCTCCATTTCACCGGCGATTTCCACGCCATCACCTCGGCGCACAATCTCCTGTCGGCGCTGATCGACAATCACATCCACTGGGGCAATTCGCTCGGCTTCGACACCCGCCGCATCGTCTGGCGGCGCGTGCTCGACATGAACGACCGCGCGCTGCGTCAGCTGGTGGTCGGTCTCGGCGGCGCGCCCAATGGCTTCTCCCGCGAGGACGGCTTCGACATCACGGTGGCCTCCGAGGTCATGGCCTGCTTCTGCCTGGCCGACGGCCTCGCCGATCTCGAGGCCAGGCTCGCCCGCATCGTCGTCGGCTATACCCGCGCCAAGAAGCCAATCACGGCTGGCGAACTCAATGCGGCCGGCGCCATGACCGTCCTGCTCAAGGATGCGATCCGGCCGAACCTCGTGCAGACCATCGAGGGTTCGCCGGCTCTGATCCATGGCGGCCCCTTCGCCAATATCGCCCATGGCTGCAATTCGGTGATCGCGACGCGCGCAGCGCTCAAGCTCGGCGATTACGTGGTGACAGAGGCCGGCTTCGGCGCCGATCTCGGCGCGGAGAAATTCTTCGACATCAAGTGCCGCAAGGCGGGCCTCAAGCCCGAGGCCGTGGTGCTGGTGGCAACCGTTCGCGCCCTCAAGATGAATGGCGGCGTCGCCAAGGCCGATCTCGCCCGCGAGAACCTCGATGCGCTGTCGAAGGGCATCGTCAATCTCGGCCGTCACGTGAAGAACCTGCGCTCCTTCGGCGTGCCGGTGATCGTGGCGATCAACCATTTCACCACCGACAGCGAGGCCGAGCACGCGCTGATCGCCCGCATCTGCGCCGACGATTACGGCGTGGAGGCCGTGCAGTGCCGCCACTGGGCCGATGGCGCGGCGGGCGCCGAGGAACTGGCCCGCAAGGTCGTGGCGCTCTGCGAGGGTGGCACGGCGGCCTTCAAGCCGATCTATCCGGATGTGATGCCGCTCGCCGACAAAATCCGCACCATCGCGACGTCGATCTATGGCGCGGCGGATGTGGCCATTTCCTCGAAGGCCGCAGCCGATCTCCAGGCTTTCGAGGCTGCGGGCTACGGCAATCTGCCCATCTGCATGGCCAAGACCCAATATTCCTTCTCGGCCGATCCGACCTTGCTCGGCGCGCCCTCGGGCCATGTCGTGCCGGTGCGCGAGGTGCGCCTCTCAGCCGGCGCCGGCTTCGTGGTGGCGATCTGCGGGGACATCATGACCATGCCGGGCCTGCCAAGGCTTCCGGCGGCAGAGGCGATCCACATCAACGCCGAGGGCCAGATCGAGGGCCTGTTCTGA